The following is a genomic window from Hymenobacter sp. APR13.
TTGCCGTCAATCGGGTTCTGGCCCAGGTCGAGGTGGAACTGCTTCACGTTGACTTTCATGTTGTTGGTGAAGCCCGACGGGTTATCCACCACCATGTCCACGTTGATGTTCTTGGCCGCCTGCGGCAGCTGCGGATAGTGGAACATACCGTTTTTCACCTGCAGGTTCACGCCGTAGCCGGGCATCCGTACGTCGTTCTGCACGCCCTTGAAGTAGCCATCAAACGCCACCTGCCCGCTGGCTTCCACGTCCTTGAACTGCGCCGTGTACACGCCTGGCACCAGACTCAGGATGTTCTTGAAGTCGGTTTCCAGCGCCTTGAAGGTCAGGTCGTAGGTGATGTCCGTGTCATTCGGCAGCCCGATGGTGCCGGCAAACTGCGCCGGGAAATCGTTGAGCTGCACCTTGTTGTCTTTGAAGGTGAACAGCATCTTCTCCAGGTCCATGGCCAGGGTCACGTCGCCGGTCAGCTTCTTGCGCGTCACGTACTCGGTGCCGTCGTAGGTCATCGAAAACTCCCGCGCCTCGGTCTGGCTGACCAGGTCGAAGATGTTCTGCTCGAAGTCGCCGGAGCCGGTGTGGTTGAGGCCGCGCAGCTCCATAGTAAAGGGCAGCGTGCGGTCCTCGTAGCGCAAATGCCCGTCGGTCACTTCCCACTTGCTGATGGCCAGATTGAGCGAAGTCGTGTCCTGGCCCTTGGCTGCGGCGGCCGAGTCGGACAGCAGCACGTCCCAGTTGGCGCGGCCGCTTTTCAGCACCTTCGCGCTGATGTCGGGCCGGTCGAGCACGATGCTTTTGATTTTGATTTGCTCGCCCCGGATGACGCTCATCAGATCCAGCCCCACCCGCAACGAGGGCAGGTAAGCCAGCGTGTCGCGCGCAAACGAGTCCTGCCCAATCACGCGCAGCTCATCAATGCCCAGCGCCAGGTCCGGGAAGCTGCTGAACAAAGTCAGGCTCACGTTTTCGGGCTGGTACTGCACCTCGGCATCCACCCGCTGGGCCAGCTGCTTGTCGAGCGCCTGCTTGATTTTGTCTTTGAACAGCAGCGGCGTCAGGGCCACACCGGCCACCAGCACCACCACGAAAATCAGTAAGCCAATCCAGAATTTACGCATAGGAGAGAGGAGTTAGGTAGAGCCTAGTGCTTGGTGCCTAGTGCCTAGTTCATTCTTGCATAGGTGCTTCATCTGACTGAAGACAGAAAGAACAACCTAGGCACTAAGCACTAGGCACCAAGCACTAAACTGCCGCTGCAAAAGTAGCAGCCTTGGCCCGGCAACGGCCGCGGGCTGGTCGCCAAAATGCCCGCGTTGGTCGATTAATGCCCGCCGGATACTGCTAATGAGGCCGGAAAGTGGCAATTTAGTTTCCGCAAAGCCACATTGTTGTGTACGATACCCAGCCAGGCCGGCGTTTAACCTCTTGATGACAGGGCTATTCCGATGCAAAATCAGGGGCCGTTCCGGCCGCTTCCGCCGGCCGCTGCTGGCGGCGGCGGCTGCCGTAGTGGCGCTGCCCGCCGCCGCGCAGGACCTGTACTTTGCCCAGCCCTACGCCAACCGCCTGCACCAGAATCCCGCTTTCGCCGGCCTTCTCGACGATGCCAGCATCACGCTCAGCTACCGCAACCAGTTCCCCACGCTGGCCGGCACCTTCACCACCAGCCAGCTCGCCGCCGACTACCGCCTCAAGGACCAGCATAATTCCATCGGCCTGCTGCTCAACCACGACCGGACCGGCGGCCTGGGCTACACCCGCTTCGAGGTGGGCGGCCTCTATGCTTACCAGACCCGCCTCACCAAAGCGCTGTCCTTTAGCGGCGGCCTGCGCGCCAGCTACGGCAACCAGCGCATCAGCTACGGCAACCTCGTCTTCGGCGACCAGCTTTCCGAAGACGGCACCACGGCCCCTGTCACCGCCGAGCCGCTCGATTTCAACCCCGTCAGCTACCTGAGCGTGGGTACGGGCGTGCTGCTCTACTCCGAGAACTTCTGGGTATCGGTGGCCGGCCACCACCTCAACCAGCCCGACCTCGGGTTCCGCACCCAGGGCACGCTGCCCATCCGCTACGAGCTCAGCACCGGCTACAAGCACTACTTCCTGCAACGCACCACGCGCCAGCAAACCCGCGAAATAAGTGTCACGCCCACCGCGCATTACGTGCGGCAGGGCGGCTCCGAGCGGGCCGAAGCCGGATTGTACGCAACCGTGACGCCGCTCACGCTGGGCGCCGTCTACCGCGGCATTCCGCTGCCCGGCGCCCCACGCCCGCAGCAGATTCTGACGGCCCTGGCGGGCGTCAGCGTGGGCAGCTTCCGGGTTGGATATGCTTACGACGTGGCGCTGAGCAGCTTGAGTGCCGATTTGGGCGGCGCGCATGAAATAACCCTGACCCTGCGGGCGTTTGATTCGCTGGATGCTGCTTGGCGTCGCCTCAAACGTCGAAATTCCCCGGCGCCTCCTTGGCCATCGTTCTGAATTGTTGTATTATTGCAGCAACTTGCCTTGCCTAAAACGTTTTCTAACAGGTAGTTTCAACTCAATCATGAATTTTTCCAAGTACCTGCGTTTTGCGGTCGTAGGAGCCTGCGCTTTGGCTTCCTGCAAAAGCGGTCCGCCGACTGCTACTAAACCCGGTAAGTATAGCTCCACTACGGGCATCGATTATAACACCGAGGAAGGGATGAAAGTGGCGGATTACGCCGGCATTCCCGAAGGCCCGGGCCTTATCTTTATTGAAGGTGGCCGTACCGTACTCGGCTCGCAGGAAGAGGACGTGACGATGACCCACGACAACGTGGAGCGCACCGTAACCATCGCCTCGTTCTACATGGACGAAGCCGAAGTAGCCAACATCCACTGGCTGGAGTATCTGCACTTTATCCGCAAGGACTCGTCGGAGGAATTCTACCAGTCGGCCCTGCCCGACACCACCGTGTGGGCCCGTGAGCTGTCGTTCAACGACCCATATGTAGACTACTACCTGCGCTACCCCGGCTTCCGCTTCTTCCCCGTGGTGGGCGTGAGCTGGCTGCAGGCCAACGACTACTGCACGTGGCGGACGTCGAAGGTGAATGAAACGCTGGCCGGCAACTCGGAAGAGAGCAGCGGCGGCGGTGGCCTGTTCAAGCGTAAGAAGAAAGGTGACGCCGCTGAAGGCACCGATGCGGAAGGCAAGCCCCGTATTTCCATCGAAAACGGCAACACGCTGCCCAACTACCGCCTGCCTACTGAGGCAGAGTGGGAGTACGCCGCGCAGGCCCTCATCGGCACGCAGGAAACCGGCAACGAAAACCAGGAAAACAAGCGCATCTACCCATGGGATGGCCGCCAGGTGCGGAACCCGTATGGTGGCAAGATGGGCCAGTTCCTCGCTAACTTCAAGCGTGGCCGTGGTGACTATGCCGGTATTGCCGGTTCGCTCAACGATGGCGCCATGATTACGGAGTACATCTACGCCTATCCACCGAACGACTACGGCCTGTACAACATGTCGGGCAACGTGAACGAGTGGGTGCAGGACATCTACCGCCCGCTCTCGTTTGAGGACGTGGAAGATCTGAACCCCTTCCGCCGCAACGGCTTCCTCGATCCATCGGAGAAGTACGACAAGAAAGGCTACCAGTCGCTGATCGACGACCACGTACGCGTGTACAAAGGCGGCTCGTGGCGCGATGTAGCCTACTGGCTGTCGCCCGGCACGCGCCGCTTCATGGCTGAGGACTCGGCTACGGCCACCATCGGCTTCCGCTGCGCCATGATCAACGCCGGCTCGAACAAGTAAGAATCGCTGATTTGCGCTGATTGATTTGATAGCGCTGATTTTTATTCAGCTACAAAAGAAGAGAGCCGCTTCAAATGAAGCGGCTCTCTTCTTTTGTGGGGTCTTACGGCAAGTCGTCTGTCTTGTAGAAATCAGCGCAATCAAATCAATCAGCGCAAATCAGCGATCCGCACAGGCGATGGTGGCGATGCTGACCTCGGTGGCGCCGGCGGCCAGCAGCGCCGCGGCGCAGGCTTCGAGGGTGGCGCCGGTGGTCAGCACGTCGTCTACTACCAGCACGTGCTTGCCCTGAATGGCCATTGCGTCGGCTACTTCGAATACCTCGGCGACGTTCTGCCAGCGCTGCACGCGGTTTTTGCGGGTCTGGGAATCGGTGTGGGCGGTGCGGCGCAGGGCAGCGGCGTGCCAAGGCGTGTGCAGGGCTTCGGCTAGGCCTTCGGCAAACGGGTCGGACTGGTTGAAGCCGCGCTTGGCCAGCTTGCGCGGGTGCAGCGGCACGGGCACAATCAGGTCGAAGGTGAAGCCGGCGGCGGCCAGGTCATGGCCGTACCAGCGGCCCAGGGCCAGGCCCACGTCGCGCTGGCCCTGGTACTTGAGCTGGTGGAGCAGGTGCTGCACCCGGCCGCGCCGCAGAAACCGCAGGTAGCTCAAGGCGTGGCGCACGGGCAGCTTGCCCCAGAAGCGGCGGGCCAGCGGGTTGTCGGCCGGGGGCAGCAGGTGGTAGTCGGTGTAGGGAAGCTGGGCGCGGCAACTGGTGCAGAGGTGGTCTTCGCCGCGGGCCAGCGGCTCTTGGCAGCCCAGGCACACGCGCGGAAAAATCAGGCCCCAGAAATCGGCGAGGATGGTAGCGGTGGTGGCACGCATCGTAGATAGCTCTAACAGGTAGCAAATAAACCCGGCGGCACCCGCTGGCGAACTTCTGCCTAATTTCGCGGTTAGAACGGGCCGGATTGAAAGTAGCAATTCGCGGCCATAGTTGCCGTAGTATTGTGAAGCGCTTGCTGCGTGTAACGTTGCGCTGGCACGAATACTTTTTGGCTAGCTCGTTCGGCCACACGCAAAGCAAAAGCTTCGCGCTACACCTCACTCATTACCTCATCACCCATATGTCGCAAGTCACCGAATTCAACGAGTACCGCCAGCGCATGAACGAGAAGATTATGGCGGCCGACAACAAGGTCATCAAGCGCTTCTTCAATCTCGACACCAACACCTACCAGGCCGGCGCCGTGGACGTGAAAACCAAGGAAATGCTGGGTTTGGCCTGCTCCATGGTGCTGCGCTGCGACGACTGCATCAAGTACCACCTCGGCAAGTGCTTCGAGGAAAAGCTCACCGACGAGGAAATCTATGAGGTGTTTGCCATTGCCAACCTCATCGGTGGCAGCATCGTGATTCCGCACTTCCGCCGGGCCGTGGAGTACTGGGAGATCCTGAAAACGGAGGCCGTGGAAGCTGCGCCCGAACACCACCACGAGGCATGAGCCTCATGCACCCCGACGAAACCGAAACCCAGTTTGAAGAACGCTGGTACGGTTTCATGAACGAGATGCGTGAGCGGTTTGGCAAAAAACCCGACCTGAACGCGCTGCTCCTATTAATAGGTGTGCAGGAGCTGGGCCAGGGCGCCGGCCCCTTCACCAAAGAGCAGAAGCAGGACCTGATGCACATTGCCACCTGCCGCCTGTTCAGCCTCTCCGGCTACTACGAGCTGGAAAACGTGG
Proteins encoded in this region:
- a CDS encoding ComF family protein produces the protein MRATTATILADFWGLIFPRVCLGCQEPLARGEDHLCTSCRAQLPYTDYHLLPPADNPLARRFWGKLPVRHALSYLRFLRRGRVQHLLHQLKYQGQRDVGLALGRWYGHDLAAAGFTFDLIVPVPLHPRKLAKRGFNQSDPFAEGLAEALHTPWHAAALRRTAHTDSQTRKNRVQRWQNVAEVFEVADAMAIQGKHVLVVDDVLTTGATLEACAAALLAAGATEVSIATIACADR
- the gldJ gene encoding gliding motility lipoprotein GldJ, whose amino-acid sequence is MNFSKYLRFAVVGACALASCKSGPPTATKPGKYSSTTGIDYNTEEGMKVADYAGIPEGPGLIFIEGGRTVLGSQEEDVTMTHDNVERTVTIASFYMDEAEVANIHWLEYLHFIRKDSSEEFYQSALPDTTVWARELSFNDPYVDYYLRYPGFRFFPVVGVSWLQANDYCTWRTSKVNETLAGNSEESSGGGGLFKRKKKGDAAEGTDAEGKPRISIENGNTLPNYRLPTEAEWEYAAQALIGTQETGNENQENKRIYPWDGRQVRNPYGGKMGQFLANFKRGRGDYAGIAGSLNDGAMITEYIYAYPPNDYGLYNMSGNVNEWVQDIYRPLSFEDVEDLNPFRRNGFLDPSEKYDKKGYQSLIDDHVRVYKGGSWRDVAYWLSPGTRRFMAEDSATATIGFRCAMINAGSNK
- a CDS encoding carboxymuconolactone decarboxylase family protein, whose protein sequence is MSQVTEFNEYRQRMNEKIMAADNKVIKRFFNLDTNTYQAGAVDVKTKEMLGLACSMVLRCDDCIKYHLGKCFEEKLTDEEIYEVFAIANLIGGSIVIPHFRRAVEYWEILKTEAVEAAPEHHHEA
- a CDS encoding PorP/SprF family type IX secretion system membrane protein; translated protein: MTGLFRCKIRGRSGRFRRPLLAAAAAVVALPAAAQDLYFAQPYANRLHQNPAFAGLLDDASITLSYRNQFPTLAGTFTTSQLAADYRLKDQHNSIGLLLNHDRTGGLGYTRFEVGGLYAYQTRLTKALSFSGGLRASYGNQRISYGNLVFGDQLSEDGTTAPVTAEPLDFNPVSYLSVGTGVLLYSENFWVSVAGHHLNQPDLGFRTQGTLPIRYELSTGYKHYFLQRTTRQQTREISVTPTAHYVRQGGSERAEAGLYATVTPLTLGAVYRGIPLPGAPRPQQILTALAGVSVGSFRVGYAYDVALSSLSADLGGAHEITLTLRAFDSLDAAWRRLKRRNSPAPPWPSF